In Qipengyuania psychrotolerans, one DNA window encodes the following:
- a CDS encoding cupin domain-containing protein, with protein sequence MRKLLMIAAPAIAAALLAGCATPSLPDRSLPSALEAGWKGERVCSLQHLAKTHRVLRCTFPPGVGHERHFHPKHYGYALSGGTVQLTSAEGTRTATLETGSDYSSDGTEWHEVVNVGATTVTYLIVEEL encoded by the coding sequence ATGCGAAAATTACTGATGATTGCAGCGCCCGCGATTGCGGCGGCGCTACTGGCGGGTTGCGCGACACCTTCGCTACCGGATCGGTCGCTTCCGTCAGCACTCGAAGCCGGCTGGAAGGGCGAGCGTGTCTGCAGCCTTCAGCATCTTGCGAAAACGCACCGCGTGTTGCGCTGCACCTTCCCACCGGGCGTGGGCCATGAACGGCATTTCCATCCCAAGCATTACGGGTATGCGCTGAGCGGCGGGACCGTGCAGCTAACAAGCGCTGAAGGGACCCGAACGGCCACATTGGAAACCGGTTCGGATTATTCGAGTGACGGCACCGAATGGCACGAAGTCGTAAATGTCGGTGCAACGACCGTCACTTATCTCATCGTGGAAGAACTCTAG
- a CDS encoding GNAT family N-acetyltransferase, producing MSDLSIQFEETGSKGRYFTPRGVNGEQAEITFSRVSPQRIIVDHTGVPDSMRGQGVGVKLAEYVVADARSKGEKIIPLCPFFKAQAQRHEEWLDVVEL from the coding sequence ATGTCCGACCTAAGCATCCAGTTCGAGGAAACCGGCAGCAAGGGACGGTATTTCACGCCGCGCGGCGTGAATGGCGAGCAGGCAGAGATTACATTCTCACGCGTTAGCCCCCAGCGCATCATCGTCGACCACACCGGCGTTCCGGACAGTATGCGCGGCCAGGGTGTCGGGGTGAAGCTGGCGGAATATGTGGTCGCCGACGCGCGCAGCAAGGGCGAGAAGATCATTCCCCTGTGTCCTTTCTTCAAGGCGCAGGCGCAGCGCCACGAAGAATGGCTGGATGTCGTCGAACTCTGA
- the thiS gene encoding sulfur carrier protein ThiS: MIALTVNGETRRTSAPTIAELVRELDLDPAKVAVEHNGTIAPRSELASHAIAEGDVLEIVHFVGGGQDDDSWTVAGRTFKSRLIVGTGKYKDFEQNAAALEASGAEIVTVAVRRVNVSDPKAPMLTDYIDPKKVTYLPNTAGCFTGEDAIRTLRLAREAGGWDLVKLEVLGEARTLYPNMRETLTATETLAKEGFLPMVYCVDDPIAAKQLEDAGAVAVMPLGAPIGSGLGIQNRVTIRLIKEGANVPVLVDAGVGTASDAAVAMELGCDGVLMNTAIAEAKDPIRMARAMKLAVEAGRDAYLSGRMATRKYADPSSPLAGLI; the protein is encoded by the coding sequence ATGATTGCGCTCACCGTGAATGGCGAAACCCGCCGTACCTCCGCCCCCACCATCGCTGAACTCGTGCGCGAGCTTGATCTCGACCCTGCGAAAGTGGCGGTCGAGCACAACGGCACGATTGCGCCGCGCAGCGAATTGGCCAGCCACGCGATTGCCGAAGGCGACGTGCTGGAAATTGTGCATTTTGTCGGCGGAGGGCAGGATGACGACAGCTGGACCGTTGCCGGACGGACATTCAAGAGCCGCCTGATTGTCGGGACCGGCAAATACAAGGATTTCGAGCAAAACGCCGCTGCGCTGGAGGCTTCAGGAGCAGAGATCGTCACCGTCGCCGTGCGCCGCGTAAATGTCAGCGACCCAAAAGCGCCGATGCTGACGGACTATATCGACCCGAAAAAAGTCACGTATCTCCCCAACACCGCAGGGTGCTTCACCGGCGAAGATGCGATCCGCACTTTGCGCCTCGCTCGCGAAGCTGGCGGCTGGGACTTGGTCAAGCTGGAGGTGCTGGGCGAAGCGCGCACGCTCTATCCCAACATGCGCGAAACGCTGACCGCCACGGAAACGCTGGCCAAGGAAGGCTTTCTCCCCATGGTTTACTGCGTCGATGATCCCATTGCGGCAAAGCAATTGGAAGATGCTGGCGCAGTGGCCGTCATGCCGCTCGGCGCGCCGATTGGCTCAGGCCTCGGCATCCAGAACCGCGTCACGATCCGGCTCATCAAAGAAGGCGCGAATGTGCCTGTGCTGGTGGATGCAGGCGTCGGAACGGCGAGCGATGCCGCCGTCGCGATGGAGCTGGGCTGCGACGGTGTCCTCATGAATACTGCGATCGCCGAGGCAAAGGATCCCATCCGCATGGCCCGGGCGATGAAGCTGGCCGTAGAGGCGGGCCGCGATGCATATCTTTCAGGTCGCATGGCTACGCGTAAATACGCCGATCCCAGCAGTCCGCTGGCAGGATTGATCTAG
- a CDS encoding MerC domain-containing protein translates to MLQRAISPIRRRLDRVGIGISGLCAIHCLLSIVLVSGLGIGGEFFLAPEIHRYGLAVATLVAAVAIGWGALRHRMAAPFVIAMTGLTFMGGALAVPHGYKEAVLTIIGVALVSLGHILNMRHCHSAACKERCGD, encoded by the coding sequence ATGTTGCAACGCGCCATCTCTCCGATTCGCCGACGCCTAGACCGCGTCGGTATCGGCATTTCCGGTCTGTGCGCGATTCACTGCCTGCTTTCGATCGTACTCGTGTCGGGACTTGGCATTGGCGGCGAATTCTTCCTTGCTCCCGAAATCCACCGTTACGGGTTAGCTGTCGCCACATTGGTAGCAGCGGTTGCGATTGGCTGGGGCGCGTTGCGTCACCGGATGGCCGCACCCTTTGTGATCGCCATGACCGGCCTGACCTTCATGGGCGGCGCCCTGGCCGTGCCGCACGGGTACAAGGAAGCGGTTCTGACCATTATCGGCGTGGCGCTGGTTTCGCTCGGTCACATCCTGAATATGCGCCATTGCCACTCTGCGGCTTGCAAGGAACGCTGCGGGGACTAA
- a CDS encoding COX15/CtaA family protein, producing the protein MVSKVANARPIALANWLFFVAAMVIVMVAVGGITRLTESGLSITRWQPITGAIPPLSQAAWQAEFDLYKATGEYINVTGPAGMDLAAFKFIYFWEWFHRLWGRLIGLAFALPLAWYWVRGAIPHGYKARLVGLLCLGGLQGVFGWFMVRSGLNETMTDVSHFMLSLHFLTAMLTLGALVWVALDLRRLAAGHERKALWTATASWVCAILFIQLLLGAWVAGLNAGLASDSWPLMQGRLVPEFDGSRGLFYAVSHDPFLVHWSHRWWAWVAVAALIVMARKLKPLERRASVAIHATFGTQILLGIATVMTGVALWVAVAHQIVGALLVAVFAWGAHVLGRRQ; encoded by the coding sequence ATGGTTTCCAAGGTCGCCAATGCCCGCCCGATCGCGCTTGCGAACTGGCTTTTCTTCGTCGCTGCGATGGTTATCGTCATGGTCGCGGTCGGGGGTATTACCCGCCTCACCGAAAGCGGCCTGTCGATCACCAGGTGGCAGCCGATTACCGGCGCGATACCGCCCTTGTCGCAGGCTGCGTGGCAGGCGGAGTTCGATCTCTACAAGGCAACTGGCGAATATATTAACGTGACCGGCCCGGCCGGAATGGACCTTGCCGCGTTCAAGTTCATCTATTTCTGGGAGTGGTTCCACCGCCTTTGGGGCCGCCTGATCGGTCTCGCCTTCGCCTTGCCGCTGGCATGGTACTGGGTACGCGGTGCCATTCCGCACGGATACAAGGCCCGGCTGGTGGGCCTGCTGTGTCTTGGCGGGCTTCAGGGCGTGTTCGGCTGGTTCATGGTTCGCAGCGGCCTAAACGAGACCATGACCGACGTGAGCCACTTCATGCTCTCGCTGCACTTCCTGACGGCGATGCTGACACTCGGCGCGCTGGTCTGGGTCGCGCTGGACCTGCGGCGCCTGGCGGCAGGCCACGAAAGAAAAGCGCTGTGGACCGCGACTGCCAGCTGGGTCTGCGCCATCCTCTTCATCCAGCTCTTGCTCGGTGCGTGGGTGGCGGGGCTCAATGCCGGTCTCGCCAGCGACAGCTGGCCCTTGATGCAGGGGCGGCTGGTGCCTGAATTCGACGGCTCTCGCGGACTGTTTTACGCAGTGAGCCACGATCCCTTCCTGGTGCACTGGTCGCACCGTTGGTGGGCCTGGGTCGCCGTCGCTGCACTCATTGTAATGGCGCGGAAATTGAAACCACTCGAGCGGCGCGCCTCGGTTGCCATCCACGCCACATTCGGCACCCAGATACTTCTCGGCATTGCAACCGTCATGACCGGCGTTGCGCTGTGGGTCGCCGTTGCTCACCAAATTGTCGGCGCCCTTCTGGTTGCCGTGTTTGCTTGGGGTGCGCATGTGCTGGGCCGCCGGCAGTGA
- the cutA gene encoding divalent-cation tolerance protein CutA, with protein sequence MTALIYCPFPDAEAAGSAGQALLEEKLIGCINIGGAIHSMFCWNGAAGSGDEVPALLKTDASLLEQAIARLEDLHPYEAPAILGWPCVGGAATNRWLGELGKGAQNG encoded by the coding sequence GTGACAGCTTTGATCTATTGCCCGTTCCCCGATGCCGAGGCCGCAGGCTCCGCCGGCCAGGCCCTGCTTGAAGAGAAATTGATTGGCTGCATCAACATTGGCGGTGCCATTCATTCGATGTTTTGCTGGAATGGCGCGGCCGGATCGGGCGATGAAGTCCCTGCCCTCCTGAAAACAGACGCCTCGCTGCTGGAGCAGGCGATTGCACGCCTGGAAGATTTGCATCCCTACGAAGCGCCCGCAATCCTTGGCTGGCCATGTGTTGGCGGAGCAGCGACAAACCGATGGCTGGGCGAGCTTGGAAAGGGCGCACAGAATGGCTGA
- the rplM gene encoding 50S ribosomal protein L13 translates to MKALTKITRSIKPAEVEKEWHIIDADGLVVGRLAAIIANILRGKHKPTYTPHVDCGDHVIVINADKVKFTGKKMTDKIYYKHTGHPGGIKETTPAKVLEGRFPERVLEKAVQRMIPRGPLGRDQMRALHLYNGTEHPHDGQKPSTLDVASMNRKNKAVA, encoded by the coding sequence ATGAAGGCTCTCACAAAGATCACCCGGTCGATCAAGCCGGCAGAGGTCGAAAAGGAATGGCACATCATCGACGCCGACGGTCTCGTTGTAGGCCGCCTCGCTGCGATCATCGCCAACATCCTGCGCGGCAAGCACAAGCCGACCTACACTCCGCACGTCGATTGCGGCGATCATGTCATTGTCATCAATGCCGACAAGGTGAAGTTCACCGGCAAGAAGATGACCGACAAGATCTATTACAAGCACACCGGTCACCCGGGCGGCATCAAGGAAACGACGCCGGCCAAGGTACTGGAAGGTCGCTTCCCCGAGCGCGTGCTCGAAAAGGCTGTGCAGCGCATGATCCCGCGCGGACCCCTGGGCCGTGACCAGATGCGTGCACTCCACCTCTACAACGGCACCGAGCATCCGCATGACGGCCAGAAGCCCTCGACGCTCGACGTTGCCTCGATGAACCGCAAGAACAAGGCTGTCGCGTAA
- the rpsI gene encoding 30S ribosomal protein S9, whose amino-acid sequence MADETKTETVSDLADLKDIAGDAPEGDSAEIAAKADVPLREQELDSQGRAYATGRRKDAKARVWLKPGTGKIIVNGREQEVYFARPTLRLVLDQPFAITERQGQYDIVATVKGGGLSGQAGAVKHGISQALAKYEPALRSTVKAAGFLTRDSRVVERKKYGRAKARRSFQFSKR is encoded by the coding sequence ATGGCTGACGAAACCAAGACTGAAACCGTTTCGGATCTCGCAGATCTGAAGGACATCGCCGGTGACGCACCTGAGGGTGATTCTGCCGAAATCGCTGCCAAGGCCGACGTTCCCCTGCGTGAGCAGGAACTCGACAGCCAGGGCCGCGCTTATGCGACCGGTCGCCGCAAGGATGCCAAGGCACGCGTTTGGCTTAAGCCAGGCACCGGCAAGATCATCGTGAACGGCCGCGAACAGGAGGTGTATTTCGCACGTCCTACGCTGCGTCTCGTGCTCGATCAGCCGTTCGCCATCACCGAGCGTCAGGGCCAGTACGACATCGTTGCTACCGTAAAGGGTGGCGGTCTTTCGGGTCAGGCCGGTGCGGTCAAGCACGGCATCAGCCAGGCTCTCGCCAAGTACGAGCCGGCGCTGCGTTCGACGGTCAAGGCGGCTGGCTTCCTCACCCGCGACAGCCGCGTGGTCGAGCGTAAGAAGTACGGCCGCGCCAAGGCACGTCGTAGCTTCCAGTTCAGTAAGCGTTGA
- a CDS encoding metallophosphoesterase family protein codes for MTNDARRIFHLSDIHFGLENNRALDWVDQEISKKKPDAVAITGDLTMRARHREFAAATAWINSLDAPVTVEVGNHDMPYFNPIERFFAPYRRFRGMREKVERELDLGSLAVVPLKTAVRAQPRLNWSKGWVTGAALEKCLRAIDALPQGTKALVAVHHPLREVGTQGTALTKNGERALRELAKRPVAAVLSGHVHDAFDILENTPEGPVRMIGAGTLSKRTRSTPPSFNEIEWDGERLAVTVRNLDDVETCDMQIDDVPENAKPPRHPGEPVAPVRQVPRVDPPVH; via the coding sequence ATGACCAATGACGCGCGGCGCATATTTCATCTTTCCGACATCCATTTCGGCCTCGAAAACAATCGGGCGCTGGACTGGGTGGATCAGGAAATTTCCAAGAAGAAACCCGATGCGGTAGCGATTACCGGCGATCTCACCATGCGGGCCCGGCACCGCGAATTTGCTGCGGCGACGGCATGGATCAATTCGCTCGATGCGCCGGTGACGGTTGAAGTCGGCAATCATGACATGCCGTATTTCAACCCGATCGAGCGCTTCTTTGCTCCGTATCGCCGGTTTCGCGGAATGCGGGAAAAGGTGGAGCGCGAATTGGATCTTGGTAGCCTGGCGGTCGTTCCCCTCAAAACTGCGGTTCGCGCCCAGCCCCGGCTCAATTGGTCGAAGGGCTGGGTCACCGGCGCTGCGCTGGAAAAATGTCTCCGCGCAATCGATGCTCTTCCGCAAGGCACGAAGGCTCTCGTGGCTGTGCACCACCCATTACGCGAAGTGGGCACCCAAGGCACCGCACTGACGAAAAACGGCGAACGGGCGCTGCGTGAACTCGCGAAACGCCCGGTTGCCGCTGTCCTGTCCGGCCACGTGCACGACGCTTTCGACATTCTCGAAAATACACCGGAAGGCCCGGTCCGGATGATCGGGGCGGGCACGCTTTCCAAGCGCACCCGGTCAACGCCGCCCAGTTTCAACGAGATCGAATGGGATGGAGAAAGGCTGGCAGTGACGGTACGCAATCTGGACGATGTCGAGACGTGCGACATGCAGATTGACGATGTGCCCGAAAATGCCAAGCCGCCCCGCCATCCTGGCGAACCTGTGGCGCCCGTGCGGCAAGTCCCACGGGTCGATCCGCCGGTTCATTGA
- a CDS encoding UrcA family protein, which yields MKTPLLILAAVGLAIPSAAIAKTTETSSVTVNYRDLNLATAEGQDVLADRIEIAARQVCGYNRQLTGSRMRDRDAERCVSETTKNMNAQFAAVIEQSAKGG from the coding sequence ATGAAGACCCCCCTACTCATCCTCGCCGCGGTCGGCCTCGCAATTCCTTCTGCCGCAATCGCCAAGACAACTGAAACAAGCTCGGTCACGGTAAACTACCGCGACCTCAATCTCGCGACCGCCGAAGGTCAGGACGTGCTCGCAGACCGCATCGAAATCGCTGCACGCCAGGTGTGCGGATACAACCGCCAGCTCACCGGTTCGCGGATGCGCGATCGTGACGCCGAGCGCTGCGTTTCCGAAACCACCAAGAACATGAATGCCCAGTTCGCTGCTGTCATAGAACAGAGCGCAAAAGGCGGCTGA
- a CDS encoding LytR/AlgR family response regulator transcription factor has protein sequence MAEENGNTLRTLIVDDEPLAVERMQVICSKIDDLNVVGTASDGAQALRLIEALAPDLILLDMTMPEVDGLSVARELASHDERPAVVFVTAHDNYAVEAFDLDAVDYVLKPVKPERLERAIQRALSRRSDNERSQSKWLEELWIPHRSELIRIETDEVSRIDAERDYVRLHVGDRSYLLLQTIAGLEQRLDPAKFIRIHRSTILKKEHIKGLRHDGLGVWSVEMDDGEALRIGRTYLPKVKAMAGR, from the coding sequence ATGGCTGAGGAAAACGGCAACACACTGCGCACCCTGATCGTCGATGACGAACCGTTGGCGGTGGAACGGATGCAGGTGATCTGCTCCAAGATCGATGACCTTAACGTGGTGGGAACTGCCAGCGACGGCGCGCAGGCGCTGCGTCTGATCGAGGCGCTGGCACCTGATCTGATACTGCTCGACATGACCATGCCCGAAGTCGATGGCCTATCGGTCGCGCGTGAGCTGGCAAGTCACGATGAGCGCCCGGCGGTCGTGTTTGTCACGGCCCACGATAATTATGCCGTCGAAGCCTTTGACCTCGACGCGGTTGATTACGTCCTGAAGCCCGTCAAGCCTGAGCGCCTAGAACGTGCGATCCAGCGCGCCCTGTCGCGTCGCTCGGACAATGAACGCAGCCAGAGCAAATGGCTCGAAGAGCTATGGATTCCGCATCGCAGCGAACTGATCCGTATCGAAACCGATGAAGTCAGCCGTATCGATGCCGAACGCGATTATGTGCGCCTGCATGTCGGTGACCGTTCATACCTGCTCTTGCAGACTATCGCCGGTCTCGAACAGCGGCTCGATCCGGCAAAGTTCATCCGCATTCACCGCTCCACGATCCTCAAGAAGGAACACATCAAGGGCCTAAGGCACGACGGTCTTGGCGTATGGTCGGTGGAAATGGATGATGGCGAGGCACTGCGGATCGGCCGCACTTACCTGCCCAAGGTAAAGGCGATGGCTGGCCGGTAA
- a CDS encoding sensor histidine kinase produces the protein MNTERQMNSETFHVPLRTVIASIVGLWCAYFLLITARGWLIGLDFEFDLVWRRVAVTVAAMAVTFVLWLILRLFDKRSLTAQICGALVFALPAALLIAQSQQWVFASIQERYEAKIAEERGISLRRDDNGNLIIEGPSPVEPQMTAPLGTPTPAASTAQVVLPDDRDTDRLLQLVEMGLDRYFLLLAWAALYLALLAGVRAKAAERRGERFRSAAKAAELRSLRYQVNPHFLFNTLNSLSALVMTGKDDRAEQMIQSLSRFYRHSLADDSTGDVSLEDEIDLQEHYLEIESVRFPDRLKVSVDLPRELANLKVPGMILQPLVENSVKYGVSASNKPVTISIVAREEYGRLVLRVSDNGPGVPAGHKGGFGIGLANVRDRIEARFGREASISSGTSIDGYETELRLPMVKHG, from the coding sequence TTGAACACTGAACGCCAGATGAATTCGGAAACCTTCCACGTCCCTCTCAGGACCGTGATCGCGTCAATCGTGGGCCTGTGGTGCGCGTATTTTCTTCTGATCACCGCTCGTGGCTGGCTCATCGGTCTCGACTTCGAATTCGACCTGGTCTGGCGGCGTGTCGCAGTTACGGTTGCGGCGATGGCAGTGACATTCGTGCTCTGGCTGATCTTGCGCCTGTTCGACAAGCGGTCGCTTACTGCACAGATCTGCGGCGCGCTCGTTTTCGCGCTTCCAGCGGCATTGCTCATTGCTCAGTCCCAGCAATGGGTCTTTGCCTCGATCCAGGAACGTTACGAGGCCAAGATTGCCGAAGAACGGGGCATTTCGCTGCGGCGGGATGATAATGGCAATCTCATCATTGAAGGCCCCTCACCGGTAGAGCCGCAAATGACCGCGCCGCTGGGCACCCCGACGCCAGCAGCCAGCACCGCGCAGGTCGTGTTGCCGGACGACCGCGATACTGATCGGCTGCTGCAGCTCGTCGAGATGGGTCTCGACCGCTACTTCCTCCTGCTGGCCTGGGCAGCGCTCTATCTTGCACTATTGGCCGGCGTCAGGGCCAAGGCTGCCGAAAGGCGCGGCGAGCGCTTCCGTAGCGCCGCGAAGGCCGCGGAACTGCGCAGCCTGCGGTATCAGGTCAATCCGCACTTCCTGTTCAACACGCTCAATTCGCTCAGCGCTCTGGTGATGACGGGCAAGGACGACCGGGCCGAACAGATGATCCAGTCGCTCTCGCGCTTTTACCGGCACTCGCTGGCTGACGATTCGACCGGTGATGTCAGCCTCGAGGACGAGATCGATCTGCAGGAACACTATCTCGAAATCGAGTCGGTGCGTTTTCCGGACCGGCTCAAGGTGAGCGTCGATCTCCCGCGTGAACTTGCAAATCTCAAGGTTCCCGGAATGATCCTCCAGCCCCTGGTCGAAAACTCGGTGAAGTACGGTGTCTCTGCCAGCAACAAGCCCGTGACGATCAGTATCGTTGCGCGCGAGGAATATGGACGCCTGGTACTCCGCGTCAGCGATAATGGGCCGGGCGTACCTGCCGGGCACAAGGGCGGCTTTGGCATAGGCCTTGCCAATGTGCGCGACCGGATCGAGGCAAGGTTCGGCCGCGAGGCATCAATCAGCTCCGGGACATCGATCGATGGTTATGAAACCGAACTCAGGTTACCGATGGTGAAGCATGGCTGA
- a CDS encoding fumarate hydratase, with amino-acid sequence MSDMTTIKEEDLIESVADALQYISYYHPMDYIRALGEAYEAEKGPAAKDAIAQILTNSRMCAEGHRPICQDTGIVNVFVKWGMKCRLDSKRSLQEVVDEGVRQAYNHADNKLRASILADPAFTRRNTRDNTPSVLSVEMVLGDTVEIDVAAKGGGSENKSKFKMMNPSDNIVDWVVEQLPSMGAGWCPPGMLGIGIGGTAEHCMKLAKLSLMDPIDMGQLKQRGAQTDIEQLRIDIFDAVNAQGIGAQGLGGLSTVLDVKIMDAPCHAAGKPVGMIPNCAATRHAHFTLDGSGPAYLDPPNLDEYPQVTWKPDSAARRVNLDALTKEEVASWKHGDRILLSGKMLTGRDAAHKRIQDMLDRGEELPVEFRNRAIYYVGPVDPVLGEVVGPAGPTTATRMDRFTEMMLDLGLLVMIGKAERGHDAVEVISRFKVAYLMATGGAAYLVSRAIKGAEVVAFEDLGMEAIYEFEVQDMPVTVAVDSEGNNVHTLAPAEWRRRIAENDLEPAE; translated from the coding sequence ATGAGCGACATGACGACCATCAAGGAAGAAGACCTGATCGAGAGCGTGGCCGATGCGCTCCAGTATATCTCCTACTATCACCCGATGGACTATATCCGCGCCCTCGGCGAAGCCTATGAAGCCGAGAAGGGTCCGGCGGCAAAGGATGCAATCGCGCAAATCCTGACCAACAGCCGGATGTGTGCCGAAGGCCATCGGCCGATTTGCCAGGATACGGGCATCGTCAACGTATTCGTGAAGTGGGGCATGAAATGCCGCCTCGACAGCAAGCGTTCGCTGCAGGAGGTCGTCGATGAGGGCGTCCGTCAGGCTTACAATCACGCCGACAACAAGCTGCGCGCATCAATTCTCGCCGACCCGGCGTTCACGCGCCGCAATACGCGGGACAATACTCCCAGCGTGCTGTCGGTCGAAATGGTTCTGGGCGACACAGTCGAAATCGATGTTGCGGCCAAAGGCGGTGGCAGCGAGAACAAATCCAAGTTCAAGATGATGAATCCGTCGGACAATATCGTCGACTGGGTTGTCGAGCAGCTCCCGTCGATGGGGGCCGGCTGGTGCCCTCCGGGAATGCTCGGCATCGGGATCGGCGGTACGGCCGAACATTGCATGAAGCTCGCCAAGCTATCGCTGATGGACCCGATCGACATGGGCCAGCTGAAACAGCGCGGCGCGCAGACCGATATCGAGCAGCTGAGGATCGACATCTTCGATGCCGTGAACGCTCAAGGCATCGGCGCGCAGGGCCTGGGCGGCCTCTCCACCGTGCTCGACGTAAAGATCATGGACGCCCCGTGTCATGCTGCGGGCAAGCCGGTGGGCATGATCCCCAACTGCGCCGCCACCCGCCATGCGCATTTCACGCTTGATGGCTCTGGCCCTGCCTATCTCGATCCGCCCAACCTGGACGAATATCCGCAGGTCACGTGGAAACCCGATTCGGCTGCGCGCAGGGTCAATCTCGATGCGCTCACCAAGGAAGAAGTTGCGAGCTGGAAGCACGGCGACCGCATCCTGCTGTCAGGCAAGATGCTCACCGGGCGCGATGCCGCGCACAAGCGCATTCAGGACATGCTGGACCGGGGTGAGGAACTTCCCGTCGAGTTCAGGAACCGTGCGATTTATTATGTCGGGCCAGTCGATCCGGTGCTGGGCGAGGTTGTGGGCCCGGCAGGCCCGACCACGGCGACCCGCATGGACCGCTTTACCGAAATGATGCTCGACCTTGGGCTTTTGGTGATGATCGGCAAGGCGGAGCGTGGTCACGACGCTGTCGAAGTCATCAGCCGCTTCAAGGTTGCCTATCTGATGGCGACCGGCGGAGCGGCCTACCTCGTCAGCCGCGCGATCAAAGGCGCCGAAGTGGTGGCGTTCGAGGATCTCGGCATGGAGGCGATCTACGAATTCGAAGTGCAGGACATGCCTGTGACCGTTGCCGTGGATAGCGAGGGCAATAACGTCCACACGCTCGCCCCGGCCGAATGGCGTCGCCGGATCGCGGAAAACGACCTGGAACCAGCCGAATAA
- a CDS encoding protein-L-isoaspartate O-methyltransferase family protein: protein MTTNTQSRPEFSVARKAMIDCQLRPSGVNEPFVIERMGVVPREEFVPESARGTAYMDRAIRLGDGGFLPAPLFHGAMLGEARPVTGDRVLIIDAGSGYLPALVEPLVGSLDVISPVEAANAKKKGDYTLVLVDGAIEHVPANLAKQVAEDGRIVTGLVDRGVTRLATGRKSGKALALLPLAEMGIPRLGAFDKPASWSF, encoded by the coding sequence ATGACAACCAACACACAATCTCGCCCCGAATTCTCTGTCGCCCGCAAGGCGATGATCGATTGCCAATTGCGCCCCAGCGGCGTGAACGAGCCATTCGTCATCGAACGCATGGGTGTCGTCCCGCGTGAGGAGTTCGTTCCCGAAAGCGCCAGGGGCACAGCTTACATGGACCGTGCGATTCGTCTCGGCGATGGCGGGTTCCTTCCCGCGCCGCTGTTTCACGGCGCCATGCTGGGCGAAGCTCGCCCGGTAACCGGTGACCGCGTACTGATCATCGATGCAGGTAGCGGGTATTTGCCCGCACTGGTCGAACCGCTGGTCGGCTCGCTCGATGTGATCAGCCCGGTCGAGGCGGCAAACGCCAAGAAGAAGGGCGATTATACTCTCGTCCTCGTCGACGGCGCTATCGAACATGTACCCGCGAACCTTGCCAAGCAGGTTGCAGAAGATGGCCGCATCGTGACCGGCCTGGTCGATCGCGGCGTCACCCGCCTCGCCACCGGACGCAAATCCGGCAAGGCGCTGGCACTTCTGCCGCTCGCTGAAATGGGCATCCCGCGCCTCGGCGCATTTGATAAACCGGCAAGCTGGAGTTTCTGA